A region from the Panicum hallii strain FIL2 chromosome 1, PHallii_v3.1, whole genome shotgun sequence genome encodes:
- the LOC112873198 gene encoding protein ABHD18 — protein MVSVNLGLVHYVLDHIYGTLLHRTKLGTPFFSKGWGGTKLDLLERMVKQLFPEAHCQNWPPTAVHPMWKTVWETNSSCLREGVFRTTCDERLIDALPPESHNARVAFLTPKNITPEKMACVVHLAGTGDHTFERRLRLGGPLLKNNIATMVLESPYYGQRRPSMQRGAKLQCVSDLLLLGKTTIDEARSLLYWLQTEAGYGKMGICGLSMGGVHAAMVGSLHPTPIATLPFLAPHSAVVPFCEGVYKYATAWDVLREDAAAITQDVTSLTEDAAQKTGITIEQVRDRLRSVLSLTDVTRFPVPKNPQAVIFVGATDDGYIPRHSVMELQKAWPGSEVRWVTGGHVSSFFLHNDAFRKAIVDALDRL, from the exons ATGGTATCGGTTAATCTTGGGTTAGTACATTATGTACTGGACCACATATATGGAActcttcttcatcgcaccaaaTTAGGAACACCGTTTTTCTCAAAAGGATGGGGAGGTACCAAACTTGATTTGCTAGAGAGGATGGTGAAGCAGTTATTCCCTGAGGCACATTGCCAAAACTGGCCACCAACTGCTGTGCATCCAATGTGGAAAACAGTTTGGGAGACAAACAGTTCTTGTCTGCGAGAGGGTGTTTTCAGAACTACATGTGATGAGAGATTAATCGACGCATTGCCCCCTGAGAGTCACAATGCAAGAGTTGCTTTTCTTACTCCTAAAAacatcacaccagagaagatggCATGCGTGGTCCATCTTGCAG gCACTGGTGATCACACATTTGAGCGCAGGCTTCGGCTCGGCGGGCCTCTTCTGAAGAACAATATTGCAACTATGGTTCTTGAGAG CCCCTATTATGGGCAGCGTCGTCCTAGTATGCAGCGTGGTGCAAAGCTCCAGTGTGTGAGTGACTTGTTACTCTTAGGTAAAACCACAATTGATGAAGCTCGCAGTCTATTGTACTGGCTGCAGACTGAGGCTGGCTATGGCAAGATGGGCATATGTGGACTCAGCATGG GTGGTGTCCATGCGGCGATGGTGGGATCCCTGCATCCTACACCAATTGCCACACTGCCATTTCTCGCTCCACACTCTGCCGTGGTACCTTTCTGTGAAGGAGTCTACAAATATGCCACAGCTTGGGATGTATTGAGAGAAGATGCAGCTGCAATTACTCAAGATGTAACATCTTTGACAGAAGATGCAGCACAGAAAACTGGGATCACTATCGAGCAAGTCAGAGATAGGTTGCGGTCAGTGTTGTCTTTGACTGACGTCACTCGATTTCCAGTCCCAAAGAACCCGCAGGCTGTCATCTTTGTTGGTGCAACG GATGACGGCTACATTCCCAGACATTCAGTCATGGAGCTCCAGAAGGCATGGCCAGGCTCAGAAGTCCGATGGGTAACAGGCGGCCATGTTTCCTCCTTTTTCCTCCACAACGACGCGTTCCGCAAGGCCATTGTTGACGCCCTTGACAGATTGTAA